Within the Osmerus mordax isolate fOsmMor3 chromosome 6, fOsmMor3.pri, whole genome shotgun sequence genome, the region TGAGCCGCTTTGACTGTCTGAGGATAGCCATCTTGGTGCTTCAAGGAAGGCCAGAGAACCACACGAAAGGACAGCTTTCCGAATAGACCTGTAAATAAGTCGTCTTTAAAAGGGGGTTTACGTGTGTAGGACTCATCCATGTGTGGTTCACCTAGTTTTCAAAGGGGCGTACATCCAATTATGCGCGTTGATCAGTTTAAATGTTTTGTACTTTATGCCTCCGTTAAGCACAAAGTGGTACAGACAGACTTCGGGGCAGCAGATCAGATGACAACTTGACTGGTAGAACCTGACGAGTCACAAGGGTCCTTGATCACAATGGGCAAGCGTTCCTTTTAGATGTGCAGTAGACCTGGCGTTGAAACATGCCCCCCTCCGCCTCAGCTGGACACTCACTCTTCTTCCCGTTCCCTCAAGTGCCTTAATCTATCCTCTACTCACTCCTCCAGACAGTAAATCTGCTTTCCTGTTCACGTGTTTGTTTGCCTTCCGGTCTTTTGTTGTCttctaaaaaaaaaacctgtatTGACCCTGTGGCTCAAGGAAGCAGCAAGTAATTAGATGCCCACAAAACTTCCAGCAATGTGAGTCACAGCCAGGTTATCACTGTCTGGTGAAACAAAAGGAGAACCTGAGACTCGTTGCGCAACCTTGGTGTTTTCTGACAAGGATTATGTTGAAGGAAGTTATATCCGCAGTTTCCACCGCCAGAGGAAAGTTTTAATTTGGCAAATGAAAGTCACTTATTTCATAGTATCACAGTTTTACCTCCCCATGGTTTTAAAGCGCCAAATGAAAGGTTAGTATACTGTCTTTGAGTTGTTGGAAGCCAGTCTGCAGCATTGTGTCAACCAGCAGAAAGACCAATCTGATGTTTTCCAATCTGGTCTCAACAATACTGAGTTTTGTGGTCTTGACATTGAAGATAACGACACAACCGAAGCATCGCACGAAACGACGAGAGGACAATATTTGgtcatgtattttttttaaacttttgtgCTCCAAAGGTTCGTGGTGGGACAGTTAACCAGCATTATCACCGAATCCATAACCTTTCCTGTCGTCAGTGAAATCCAGTGTGTTTGAAGCCTGATGGACCCTGTGAGCCGTATGTGTCTGACTCTGTTTCAAGGACCTGTCACTTTGTCATGTCAGCGGAGGTGAACCATTGATATTCTGTCAAGCAATCTAATTTGATAAAAAGTTTCCTTTTCTGAAAGTATATGAATGCCAGTGcctcaaaaataaaataaaatctttTCTCCACTACAGACTTTTTGGTATATGTAGCTAGTTTTTAACCCATCTTTAATGTAACTATTGAGTTGTATTCCTCTTGCATCTAATCTACAGTTTAAACAACACCTCTGCAACCATTGCCTTTGCAATGTCAttagtagctgtgtgtgtgtgtggctttactGTAGATCAGCCTTCctaaaccctggtcctcagggacccccctgcatgttttcattcatttgaatcaacacacctgattaaaATGAATGGGTCCTTGGGCTTCTGCTGAAATTGATATCAACCtttaatttgaatcaggtgtgtggtAGCTGGGAAATATCCAAACATGGAGGGCAGGGGGaccccgaggaccagggttgagaggcCGCTATAGATAATACAGTTTCCTATCTGTTGTGGTGCCCTGGGGTCTATTTGCATCCATCAATAATGCTCAACTTAAGTTTTGTCAATGCTGCCAAACAGCCTTGTTTACCAAATTCATCTGAATGAGGGTAACCCCTTTTAGGTTACTTAAAAAAATATCtggattaacccttgtgctgcctttgggtcacatgacccaaaggttcacaacaaaccatcgttgtttttacccaatacaaaaacaaattaatagtattttcttttaaccctcgtgctgccttcgggtcacgtgacccaaaggttcataacgaaccatcgttgtgtttacccaattttacccaatacaaaaacaaataaaaataattttcttttaaccattccaatgtggggggtctgagacagcccgacagttaaaagaaaatgcttcactttgtttttgtatgaggtaaatttgtcgcaatacgacggtgggtcacaatgactgatgggtcagaatgacccgaagataacaagggttaagaaaagcATAGAGAGGGGCTGATCAAACCAGACCATAAAGACAGACACTCAAACTGAATGTGATCCTACAGAAGAAATCGGAAAATTAACTGACATTTCCTAAATTATCCTTAAGGTCAAATCCATCTTAATATTGAATCATCACAATTTGCTTTCTCCTTATTCCTACTCCGAAAAGTAGCATGGAAACCGAGAACCTTGTGCGATCGACAACCTCAACAGTCAAAAGATACAAAAGTATTCACATTTATTTGTCATTAAACATACACTTCACCATATATATTAGTCTAACCATTTACTTGATAGACATTATGAGCACATGCATCTCATGATGCTCTCTAGTCACTGGGTCTCCCACACCATGAGGGAGGCACTGCTACGGCATGTAGGCTagactcctctctccgtctACCCCACAAATCACAGTTTTGGAGAGTCTCTGAATCTGTTGAACGTCACTACCTCTGTCTCACCGCCGGTCCAAGCGGATGTCGGGAGAGGTGgctaaaaggggagggggggtggtggtctgCGGTCTAGCCGATGGTGACGTTAAAGCCACACTGGAACTTGTTCTTGCGATGGTTGAGGAAGGCGCCCAgtgccagggagaggggcaggggaacGAGCTTCTTCTCCAAGGTGGCCCCCACCACCCAGTTACTGTCTACTGTGCCTGCAGGGAGGAAAGGATGCTTGATACACTgctgatacatttacatttagtcatttagcagacgctcttatccagagcgacttacagtaagtacagggacattcccccgaggcaagcagggtgaagtgccttgcccaaggacacatcgtcagttggcatgaccgggaatcgaactggcaaccttcggattactagcccgattccctcaccgctcagccacctgactccctatgataGTACTAGCCACCCCTTCAAAATATTTTGGCACAAAACCTCTGCAGATTATGTATATTGTGCGTGTGTAAAGATCACCATAGTTCACCATAACATTTCAGTGTGTCTTGTAAACGGCAGACTGTTCCTTGGCACTAACCACTTTATGACTCTTAGTAGATGTGTGCTTTGAATCTATTTGACATTTTAACTAAACGTGTTCAAACACAAGTACTCTACCTTTAAACTGTAGATTCGCTTTCTGGAGGTCCAACTGGTAGCCAAACGATGCGCTGGTCTCCTGCGTACGTGTGCTCGCTTCAAACTCCACCCCgacctgcagctgtgtgtgtgtgtgtgggggggggggggggggggggggggggttggtcaaGCGAGGGGGAAAAAAGGACAGAGTTTAAACATAACTATTTTGGATAGCGACCTGGTTTTGTAGTAACTACACAGCAATCCCGACATGGTCAAAAGAAAGTGGAGCTGTGGAGGAGAGTCACCTGGTCGTTGGCTTTGTGGTAGTACGTGGCGTGGGCGCCAGCTCCTCCCAGGGTCAACGTCGCTACGTAGTTGTTTCCTGAAACCAAGCAAATGAATGACTGTAGCTATGCATTGCACTCTGTGGTAAACAGGCCCAGATTGAAAACCTTGGGAGCGCTGGTGATGGAGGACAGCGGGCGCGTGGGGAGCGCTGGTGAGGGAGGACAGCGGGCGCGTGGGGAGCGCTGGTGAGGGAGGACAGCGGGCGTGTGGGACTCACCGGTGTACCTGCCCACGAGGGAGGTGacggccccctcctccccaggtctCCTGTGGTAGACCAGCTCACCTCCCAGAGCCAGTGCTGGCGTGAGGGACTGGAGGTAGTGAGCAACCAGAATACCTGAATAACCCagaaaataaacataaaaataaatgaatacaataagTGTTGAAGCAATGATGAATGTACAAGAGGTGAATCCTGTTTCGATCCTCAATCTTGTTTATTTGGACGTGGACATGAGCATACCCGAGCCAACAAGGACATCCGGGTTGCCAAGGGTTACGGCCGAGGTGAAGTCTTCTCCGCGATACTCCATGTCGCATTGCCAATTCACAAACTTGTGCTGTTGAGTCTACAAACAAGACAAAAGGTGTACAAAAATAACAACTTCAGGCAAATTGTATCAGAGCAGCATCTGCATCTTTGCAACTGACAAATACCTGTCAGAATACGGAATTATGATGCCTTTTAACTGTCAACAGAACTAATAATACCACACCCTCCATCGCCTCTTACCTGGATGGCTATTTTGGATCTCACTCCAGTGGTGAGCTGGTGGATGATCTGGGCGTTCAGACTGCCCGTGTTGTCCATGTCTCCCACCATGACAGGGAAGGACTCCGCAGGTCCGATCTGCTTGCTGCCTACGTAGGTGGCACCAAACCTGTAGCCAGACTCGCCAAGGGTACTGAGGTTGATTGTATGGCTGACCTttgtgaagacacacacacacaacatactttCATACAGACCACAGCTCAGCGATAGGAAATAGAACTGTTGTAGGTTATGCAGGGTGTTCAAGAACTGGGATGCTGTGGGGGAGAAGGGTTTATCTTGAGACCGTAATTAACCTGGAAGTGGTTACTCAGACCCTTGTTGACCACTAGACGCACCCCCTCCATCTGCACTGGGAATACCTCTGAAATGAAAGTGTAacataacattacatttacatttagtcatttagcagacgctcttatccagagcgacttacagtaagtacagggacattcccctgaggcaagttgggtgaagggacttgcccaagaacacaacatcagttggcatgaccgggaatcgaactggcaaccttcggattactagcccgattccctcaccgctcagccacctgactccctaacataGGCTATGTTAGATCTAAAAGCACTAtacaatgtaaaatgtaaaagataAACAGTTTTTTTAATTTAACAATATGCAGGCTGACAAGGCTCAATATAACACAATCATATATATTTTGGCAGCTAGGGCTAGGAGAAGATAATTATATCTTCAAGTCCACAATAAAGGGCATTCCTTTCCAAACTGCCTATATCCCTAGTTTGATGTCAGGTGGCACTAGGACTGCCAGGTGACAAAGAAGTGTTGTAAAGGTTGACAGTATTGAAACAGACTTTAAACAcaacaagtgataaacaattataGTTTTACAATATTTGTAATAATTATCTTGTAACAGTTGTGGCGAGTTTCTATCTTAGACCAGCTAGACGCTCTTATGTCAGTGCACTGGTCAACAATTCGCATATGAATGACACACAGTCTGATGATTCACACCTTTGCATTTGCGATGGCATTCCTCGTAAGTTCcagggttggggaggggaggcTCTGTTTCTTCTGTTGGCTGGCCAGAAGCAGAGGACGGAGTGATGGGTGAGACGGGTGGCATGCTGAACCCTGGAGGGACTGTCACcaaacctgcccccccctctccagcacCACCCGGAACAAGGGCCGGGCTGGGGGAGCTGGCAGCCAACACACTGCCCATACTGAAACATGATATGACAGGCAAATAGAGAAAAAACACAATGTGGGGGTGGGTCAAAGCACGTTAAAGAAAGCTCGAATGTAGTTTATAGCTAGCTAAGCGAGTGGCTTCCAGCACGTTGTAAATTGTCAATTGTTAGTACAGTACCTAGCTAGATAGCTCTAGTTATCCAACTTAATATGTAGGTCAGAAGGTGTACATGACCTAGGCCAAGCTAGCAATCATTGCTTGCTAGCTAGATAGACAACACGAgttggtagctagctagctagttactgtAAAACTTCCAAAGCTAGCTCAGTAGctgcctagctagctagtctagcctGGGTAGCTAATTAGCCAGCTATTGGACTGGCGGGTTGGTTAACCTTTGACGCCCGTCACGTTACAGATTCAACAATTCGTCAGATTAAGATGTGAAAGGTTGTTGTTTCTACTGTGCTTTAATTTCCCGTTCAACACATTAACTGGTTACCTATGCAAAAACTACTCACGCTGAGTGTTACGAGTCCGAGGGAATTTTGACACCGTCCAGTGAAATTCAAAGACCACCTCCGGTACTGACAATGGGACCTACCCACTCTTCCAAACTAACCTGTGGATTGGCTACTGTATATCCAAACTCCTATATGACTGGCGAAACGATAAAGCTCTAACTAGGTTACGCCCTGGCAAAACTCGTCAGTCGTTTCATTCAACCCCCAGTTGAGATAACTCAAGGGTAACCCTAAACCCTTTTAAGTTTGTTTATATTTATctccgtaaaaaaaaaagaggttcATTCACAAACTTTGAACTTTGTTGTTTCACCAGGGAAAATAtttaaatcaggtttgatgaaCAGATAGGCGTACCCCTTTAAGGGTTTAGCTCCTTGGAAATATTTGACTCGAAAGACCATGTTTTTATCATAAgtagagatggcaaaagtacacacatccgtcatccaagtacagatactcatgtttaaaagtaaaaataaaatcacaaatattttttcaacctttcgaataATTCTTtttcaaaacaacttttcaaaaacttttttcaacctttcgaaactatttttttttttttttacttttcacaCATCACGAAACAAAAAAGTTTATTGTTTTTGTAAACGTAATTCTTTTTATGTTTTCCTTTTatgttggagtcaggtggctgagcggttagggaagcgggctagtaatcagaaggttgccagttcgattcccggccgtgtcaaatgacgttgtgtccttgggcaaggcacttcaccctacttgcc harbors:
- the tomm40 gene encoding mitochondrial import receptor subunit TOM40 homolog, whose protein sequence is MGSVLAASSPSPALVPGGAGEGGAGLVTVPPGFSMPPVSPITPSSASGQPTEETEPPLPNPGTYEECHRKCKEVFPVQMEGVRLVVNKGLSNHFQVSHTINLSTLGESGYRFGATYVGSKQIGPAESFPVMVGDMDNTGSLNAQIIHQLTTGVRSKIAIQTQQHKFVNWQCDMEYRGEDFTSAVTLGNPDVLVGSGILVAHYLQSLTPALALGGELVYHRRPGEEGAVTSLVGRYTGNNYVATLTLGGAGAHATYYHKANDQLQVGVEFEASTRTQETSASFGYQLDLQKANLQFKGTVDSNWVVGATLEKKLVPLPLSLALGAFLNHRKNKFQCGFNVTIG